From Cognatishimia sp. WU-CL00825, a single genomic window includes:
- a CDS encoding type II toxin-antitoxin system RelE/ParE family toxin, translating to MIQSTKGKLAASAVRGKYGKGFPGDLVKRTRAMLSALDAAVVVEDVRFPPGNHLEELKGDRAGQHSVRINGQWRICFVWTPNGPADVEIVDYH from the coding sequence ATGATCCAAAGCACCAAGGGAAAACTCGCTGCCAGTGCTGTGAGAGGCAAATATGGAAAAGGCTTCCCAGGTGACTTGGTGAAACGCACGCGGGCAATGCTCTCGGCGCTGGATGCTGCGGTTGTTGTGGAAGATGTACGGTTTCCACCCGGCAACCACTTAGAAGAACTGAAAGGTGATCGGGCAGGACAACATTCCGTGCGGATCAATGGACAATGGCGCATCTGCTTTGTCTGGACGCCGAACGGCCCTGCTGATGTCGAGATTGTCGATTACCATTGA
- a CDS encoding P-loop NTPase fold protein: MTTVLDSDRALENEAEDQFGFVGMAKRLAPSIVEASKGDGMVIGLEGRWGSGKTSLLNFLRTELVAAENEGIHTITIAPWLNGDTSSMVASLLEPMTAILKTKEDEIAAAGGEQQNAAKEQIAEVGKLLRDYGPKTARRIASVANVAGYFIPGGQLVGDALGAVGNAADQLMPSGPTPSELKQKIAQKIQELDVGFVVILDDLDRLEPEQAVEVVRLVRSVADFPRVAYLMCYDREVLAQALKTGLKVADGDLFLQKIVQLTFNIPLPEPFDLRTQFRDEAKAIYAEVMGTDADGELLNDLGSAVDREGMGLSTPREVKLALNSIRFVFPQVKDDVYFPDFCRLHLIKTTNYKLYQWLEVYLSVRSVLVTGDATVASDEKAKMGEQLKTLLPSKGPDSGRSIWSLSRFIPGVADVEEAEKRVFNTMNSAAVSEAITLKRLGSPLHYRFYFALTGPKTVMPDDDFNGLLALARANVVQLTIRLTEEVMKRRSSGKTWFEHVLNRLDDECIAGLDEAQLVGIVKALSGMMDAAMAEDGEQRAFSLSLDGIANMVIKSCLMRLHGLNPETQAETVRQIAREGQAINWLVGKFFRSQLFRHGKVGNEADSPDQWEISDEVLNEAIEILKARVSEQATKELIPNLPDISAYLYGWLNITEDDQAIDWVREYSETDEGFLSILNHLRGWSMSDKVYYPLSKETVERFLDWDDTAKRLDDLKDGKFADQVAELQLAISQSRH, encoded by the coding sequence ATGACAACAGTATTGGATTCAGACCGAGCACTGGAAAACGAAGCTGAGGATCAATTCGGTTTTGTTGGCATGGCAAAAAGACTCGCTCCATCGATCGTTGAGGCATCAAAGGGTGATGGGATGGTAATCGGTTTGGAAGGCCGTTGGGGTTCGGGAAAGACTTCACTTTTGAACTTTTTACGTACCGAACTCGTCGCAGCGGAAAACGAAGGAATTCATACCATTACAATCGCGCCGTGGCTGAATGGGGATACCTCGTCGATGGTCGCGTCATTGCTGGAACCGATGACTGCAATACTAAAGACCAAAGAAGACGAAATCGCTGCAGCTGGCGGCGAGCAGCAAAATGCAGCGAAGGAACAGATTGCCGAAGTCGGCAAGCTTCTACGGGACTACGGTCCAAAGACGGCCCGCAGGATCGCGTCAGTTGCGAATGTTGCCGGGTACTTCATCCCCGGCGGCCAGTTGGTTGGAGATGCATTAGGAGCCGTTGGAAATGCGGCAGATCAGTTGATGCCTAGTGGACCAACACCATCCGAACTAAAGCAAAAAATTGCGCAAAAAATCCAAGAGCTGGATGTCGGGTTTGTTGTTATTCTCGATGATCTAGATCGCCTTGAACCCGAGCAAGCAGTTGAGGTTGTTCGGCTGGTTCGTTCCGTCGCTGACTTTCCACGGGTTGCTTACCTGATGTGTTATGATCGCGAAGTCTTGGCTCAGGCCCTAAAGACCGGCCTCAAAGTTGCAGACGGTGATCTTTTCCTTCAGAAAATCGTGCAACTCACCTTCAATATCCCGCTTCCAGAGCCATTTGATCTTCGCACCCAATTTCGAGATGAAGCAAAAGCCATCTATGCTGAAGTCATGGGGACTGACGCTGATGGCGAGCTACTCAATGATTTAGGCTCAGCCGTTGACCGAGAAGGAATGGGGCTGTCTACACCACGCGAAGTCAAACTTGCTTTGAACAGCATTCGCTTTGTGTTCCCACAGGTCAAAGACGATGTATATTTCCCAGATTTTTGCCGCCTACACTTGATCAAAACCACCAATTACAAACTATATCAATGGCTTGAGGTGTATCTTTCAGTGCGCTCAGTATTGGTAACTGGAGATGCAACGGTTGCAAGTGATGAAAAGGCCAAAATGGGTGAACAGTTAAAGACGCTCTTGCCTTCCAAGGGCCCTGACTCTGGACGTTCGATCTGGAGTTTGAGTCGCTTCATTCCGGGCGTAGCTGATGTGGAAGAGGCAGAAAAGCGAGTTTTTAACACGATGAATTCGGCCGCTGTTTCCGAAGCTATCACGCTCAAAAGGCTCGGTAGCCCATTGCACTATCGATTTTATTTTGCGCTCACTGGTCCAAAGACAGTTATGCCAGACGACGATTTTAATGGTCTCCTGGCGTTGGCGCGGGCAAATGTCGTACAGTTGACTATACGCCTTACCGAAGAAGTTATGAAGCGCCGTAGCTCAGGCAAGACGTGGTTCGAGCATGTGCTGAACCGACTAGATGACGAGTGCATAGCAGGGCTGGATGAAGCTCAGCTTGTTGGGATTGTAAAAGCGCTGTCCGGAATGATGGACGCCGCGATGGCAGAAGACGGTGAGCAGCGCGCGTTTTCTCTTTCACTTGATGGCATTGCGAACATGGTTATCAAGAGTTGCCTAATGCGATTGCACGGTCTGAACCCGGAAACACAGGCTGAGACGGTCCGACAGATAGCAAGGGAAGGACAGGCCATAAATTGGTTAGTCGGCAAGTTTTTTAGAAGCCAACTGTTTCGCCACGGGAAAGTCGGCAATGAAGCAGATAGTCCGGACCAATGGGAAATTTCGGACGAGGTTCTGAATGAAGCCATAGAAATCTTAAAAGCGCGCGTCAGCGAACAAGCCACAAAAGAACTGATACCAAATCTGCCTGACATTTCAGCCTACCTATATGGTTGGCTAAACATAACTGAAGATGATCAAGCCATCGACTGGGTTCGAGAATACAGCGAAACCGACGAGGGGTTTCTCAGCATACTGAACCATCTCAGAGGCTGGTCTATGAGTGACAAAGTCTATTATCCGCTGTCCAAAGAGACTGTTGAAAGATTTCTCGATTGGGATGACACAGCTAAGCGCTTGGATGACCTGAAGGACGGTAAGTTTGCTGATCAAGTCGCGGAACTTCAGTTGGCAATTAGCCAATCCAGACATTGA
- a CDS encoding SIR2 family protein: protein MRFSKNSPSIPDILLDRRDAGRVVFLCGAGVSFNSGMPDFFGLTKHVVETFDPPSSSLIMDGFSPWLEGRKSRAIPLDQIFNLLQQEYGRDEVNRLVAERLAQPIVITEPSTEHGIVRRISSDMHGNPQIVTTNFDTLFETGYQGVIKHVPPALPNLSLGMPITGISYLHGRLPDASTYQYPFVLSSADFGRAYLAEGWATQFVRDLLAEYTVVLVGYQAEDPPIKYLLQGLNHDGRSDRTNLYAFDRGIPEQIEAKWRDRGVTPIAYPEHDVLWETLEAWAQRADDPRRWRDDVISKTGSDPKTLLPFERGQVAHLLRTTAGAKSFQSASPKPHPEWICILDAGSRAAKPSSGYGDDAETFDPLEHYGLDDDPERPKETGRLTHRVHENLLEWNRNDTNPSTAHRLGGRQVEGREDIPSRLFQFNNWIGKSLDRPAMAWWAARQNGLHPRVLDTIRWHLRDNTTLPTKARTVWNFIVEHQSDPRQRAWNEGWYDLKDRVSKEGWTTSVLREFAATTKPMIKCSIPTGLSASKPPQSEWKDVELHEITNLEVTFPERHGEELDVPDEALFPVLNALQQGLLETSGILAEIGTTYFQTPTCYPERDVDGDDQYQNFYHDVRLFIGLFDRLTAYDPAAAAALSRTWPTDDKFFFRNFCFYAANQTQLFGIEEAYHLIEKVDARSFWREECQRELMFLIADRWAEFSEEQQVEVSTRILAGFENPGHLSEEEFSPLMSRMILRRGRWLQAQGCAWPTKQAKQLDELAELSTDWSDEWVMGTTTRHGTKGGMVVTDDNPAAVADLPVSEIIDTATNDLKRDFDDFLTEKRPFTGLVKADPRRAIAALTAKSKLGQFTETFWSSLIRDWPDDASARLTKLMLHRIARLPHSFLRELRYTIGDWLRNKLPEYLELDRNLAWEVFDQCATALISDATGAATVSGIGETRIGGEIINPSRRTYGYAINGPIGELTEGVVKSLVNSKPEEGSFIPLEYKTRLERLMASPGEGSDHAVAILARDIPWYDFIDPDWTSSRLLPLLAFEHTAAEPAWNGFLARGNTPNPKIRTTIKSLLLDLFPRIYDFGWDRDLAKVAATWLIWMAVFRRDEKDGLTTSEARDVLRNMSNETRQNVIFWLGQVGKGNENGWSELVAPFIKEVWPREKAFRTSSSVTSWIGLLDDTGENFPEVYEAVKLHLVPIEGESHWLYRFTREVGGERPITSDHPIEVLDMLHMIIPNSAESPPYELRQILNLVADADDSLVGDPRFIRLLELTEKT from the coding sequence ATGCGTTTCTCTAAAAATTCGCCGTCGATACCCGACATCCTGCTAGATCGTCGCGACGCGGGGCGAGTCGTGTTCCTTTGTGGGGCAGGCGTATCATTCAATTCTGGGATGCCTGACTTCTTTGGCTTAACTAAACACGTCGTCGAAACATTTGATCCTCCAAGTTCCTCGCTGATTATGGACGGGTTTTCACCTTGGCTCGAGGGCCGAAAGTCTAGGGCAATTCCTCTCGACCAGATATTTAATCTGTTGCAACAAGAATATGGCCGAGATGAAGTGAACCGATTGGTTGCTGAGCGCCTTGCCCAACCCATTGTTATAACTGAACCGTCAACGGAGCATGGCATAGTTCGGCGAATCTCATCCGATATGCACGGCAACCCCCAGATTGTTACAACGAACTTCGACACGCTTTTCGAGACTGGGTATCAAGGGGTAATCAAGCACGTTCCTCCTGCTCTTCCAAACTTGTCACTTGGGATGCCTATAACCGGTATCAGCTACCTACATGGTCGCCTCCCAGACGCATCGACATACCAGTACCCCTTTGTACTTAGCAGCGCAGACTTTGGCCGTGCCTATCTTGCGGAGGGGTGGGCAACCCAGTTTGTTCGGGACCTCTTAGCTGAGTACACTGTGGTGCTGGTCGGCTATCAGGCTGAAGACCCGCCGATTAAATACCTGCTGCAAGGGTTGAACCATGATGGTCGGTCCGATCGAACCAACCTTTATGCATTCGATCGCGGAATTCCTGAACAAATCGAAGCCAAATGGAGAGACAGAGGCGTTACGCCTATCGCTTATCCGGAGCATGATGTTCTCTGGGAAACCCTTGAAGCTTGGGCGCAACGAGCAGATGATCCTCGAAGGTGGCGTGACGATGTAATTTCAAAGACCGGCAGTGATCCCAAAACACTTCTTCCCTTCGAGCGCGGTCAAGTTGCGCATCTACTTCGGACTACAGCCGGAGCAAAGTCCTTTCAGTCTGCCAGTCCAAAGCCGCACCCCGAATGGATCTGTATACTCGACGCGGGTTCCAGAGCTGCCAAACCAAGCAGCGGATATGGCGATGATGCTGAAACATTTGACCCTCTTGAACACTATGGCCTAGACGACGATCCAGAGCGCCCGAAAGAAACAGGGCGGCTGACCCATAGAGTTCATGAGAACCTCTTGGAGTGGAACCGTAACGACACCAATCCGAGTACGGCCCACCGGCTAGGTGGAAGACAAGTTGAAGGGCGTGAAGACATACCCTCTCGTCTATTTCAGTTTAACAACTGGATAGGTAAGTCCTTGGACAGACCTGCAATGGCATGGTGGGCCGCTCGTCAAAATGGGCTCCACCCTCGGGTTCTAGACACCATTCGGTGGCATCTCAGAGACAATACCACCCTGCCTACAAAGGCCCGTACGGTATGGAACTTTATTGTCGAGCACCAGTCCGACCCCCGTCAGAGAGCTTGGAACGAGGGCTGGTACGATTTGAAAGACAGAGTTTCAAAAGAAGGTTGGACAACTTCCGTTCTTCGCGAATTCGCTGCAACCACCAAGCCGATGATCAAATGCAGTATTCCGACTGGGTTGTCAGCGTCAAAGCCGCCGCAATCTGAATGGAAAGACGTAGAATTACATGAGATCACCAACCTTGAAGTGACATTCCCCGAGCGTCACGGTGAAGAGTTGGATGTGCCTGATGAAGCACTTTTTCCCGTCCTGAACGCTTTGCAACAGGGTCTTTTAGAAACGTCAGGCATTTTGGCAGAAATCGGCACGACTTACTTTCAGACGCCTACTTGCTATCCAGAAAGAGACGTGGACGGCGACGACCAATACCAAAATTTCTATCACGATGTTCGCCTATTCATTGGTTTGTTTGATCGGCTCACAGCTTACGATCCCGCAGCGGCAGCTGCGCTTTCGCGGACATGGCCAACTGATGATAAATTCTTCTTCAGGAATTTTTGCTTCTATGCCGCCAACCAAACTCAGTTGTTTGGCATTGAAGAAGCATATCATCTTATCGAGAAGGTCGACGCCAGATCTTTTTGGCGAGAAGAATGTCAGCGAGAGCTAATGTTCTTGATTGCTGATCGATGGGCCGAGTTCTCGGAGGAACAGCAGGTGGAAGTTTCGACACGCATTCTCGCAGGTTTTGAAAATCCCGGACACCTATCCGAAGAAGAGTTCAGCCCACTGATGTCTCGGATGATCCTTCGGCGTGGGAGATGGTTGCAAGCTCAAGGATGTGCTTGGCCAACCAAGCAAGCCAAGCAATTGGACGAACTTGCTGAGTTGTCCACAGATTGGTCTGATGAGTGGGTAATGGGAACAACCACCCGACATGGGACAAAAGGCGGGATGGTCGTGACTGATGACAACCCAGCGGCGGTTGCCGATCTGCCAGTGTCGGAGATCATCGATACTGCAACAAACGATCTGAAGCGCGACTTTGACGACTTCCTAACTGAAAAACGGCCCTTCACCGGCCTGGTCAAGGCTGATCCGCGCAGAGCGATTGCCGCTCTAACAGCCAAGAGCAAGCTTGGGCAATTCACAGAGACGTTTTGGTCATCCCTTATCCGAGATTGGCCAGACGATGCCTCAGCACGTTTGACCAAGCTTATGCTGCATAGGATCGCAAGGTTGCCACACTCTTTTCTCAGAGAATTAAGGTACACTATCGGGGATTGGCTTCGCAATAAGCTGCCAGAGTATCTTGAGCTGGACCGCAATCTCGCTTGGGAGGTATTCGATCAGTGTGCGACGGCGCTAATCTCTGATGCCACTGGTGCTGCAACAGTGAGCGGCATAGGGGAAACGCGGATCGGCGGAGAGATCATCAATCCATCCAGGCGCACCTACGGCTACGCAATAAACGGACCAATCGGTGAATTGACTGAGGGAGTGGTCAAGAGTCTAGTAAACTCAAAGCCAGAAGAAGGCTCATTCATTCCTCTAGAATACAAAACCCGTTTGGAGCGATTGATGGCATCACCTGGCGAGGGGAGCGATCATGCCGTCGCGATTTTAGCTCGGGACATTCCTTGGTATGACTTCATTGATCCGGACTGGACCAGTAGCAGACTTTTGCCGCTATTGGCCTTCGAACATACTGCTGCCGAACCTGCTTGGAACGGCTTCCTGGCAAGAGGCAATACACCAAATCCGAAAATCCGGACCACAATCAAAAGCCTACTCCTGGATTTGTTCCCACGAATCTATGACTTTGGATGGGATCGCGACCTAGCGAAGGTGGCCGCGACTTGGTTGATATGGATGGCGGTGTTTCGTCGAGACGAGAAAGACGGTCTGACAACCAGCGAAGCAAGAGATGTTCTTCGTAATATGTCCAATGAAACTCGGCAAAACGTGATCTTTTGGCTAGGTCAGGTTGGAAAGGGCAACGAGAATGGTTGGTCAGAACTTGTAGCGCCATTCATCAAAGAAGTTTGGCCCAGAGAAAAGGCATTCAGAACTAGTTCGTCGGTAACATCTTGGATCGGTTTACTTGACGATACAGGAGAGAACTTCCCAGAAGTCTACGAAGCCGTGAAGTTGCACTTGGTTCCAATCGAGGGAGAAAGCCATTGGCTCTATCGCTTCACTCGTGAGGTCGGCGGCGAACGACCGATTACATCGGACCATCCGATAGAAGTCCTGGACATGCTACACATGATAATTCCGAATTCTGCAGAGTCCCCTCCATACGAACTCAGGCAAATCCTAAATCTGGTGGCGGATGCTGACGATAGCTTGGTTGGAGACCCACGCTTTATTCGTTTGTTAGAACTGACCGAAAAGACGTAG
- a CDS encoding NUDIX domain-containing protein gives MSYPKPALAVDLALITVSEGYLNCLLMLRADAEKVGGKWALPGGYVRIDEEIHATAQRVLREKVGIGPAYLEQLFTYGAIERDPRERVVSVTHLALMPSSDLLAAVEKSATLELAIVQTDWAGEADGLASAIGTDGSELKLAFDHSAILGDVVKRLRGKLEYTNIALELLPQLFTLRQAQEVYEAILGRKLTKPAFRRKLLDRNIIKATGQREEASAFRPAELYTRL, from the coding sequence ATGTCATACCCAAAACCAGCCCTTGCAGTTGACTTGGCTCTAATCACTGTTTCAGAAGGCTATCTGAACTGCCTTTTAATGTTGCGCGCAGACGCGGAAAAAGTTGGAGGCAAATGGGCACTACCCGGCGGCTATGTTAGAATAGACGAAGAAATTCACGCGACTGCCCAGCGAGTACTTCGAGAAAAGGTGGGAATTGGGCCGGCATATCTCGAGCAGCTGTTCACCTATGGGGCGATAGAACGAGACCCACGTGAACGGGTCGTGAGCGTCACTCACCTTGCTCTCATGCCATCGAGCGACCTTTTAGCAGCAGTTGAAAAATCGGCGACTTTAGAGCTTGCAATAGTTCAGACTGACTGGGCCGGAGAAGCTGACGGGCTGGCATCTGCTATCGGAACGGATGGAAGTGAATTGAAGCTGGCTTTTGATCACTCCGCAATTCTCGGAGATGTGGTTAAGCGTCTACGGGGCAAGCTCGAATACACCAACATTGCTTTGGAATTACTGCCACAGCTTTTCACACTCCGTCAGGCCCAAGAGGTCTATGAGGCAATCTTAGGGCGAAAGTTAACCAAGCCCGCATTCCGTCGAAAACTTCTTGACCGAAACATAATCAAAGCGACCGGGCAGCGAGAGGAAGCTTCCGCCTTTCGCCCCGCTGAGCTTTACACTCGACTCTAA
- a CDS encoding LacI family DNA-binding transcriptional regulator — protein MASDDNRSLTLRDVSEASGVSEMTVSRVLRNRGDVSEATRQRVLKAAKELGYVPNKIAGALASQRVNLVAVIIPSLSNMVFPEVLSGISEVLENTELQPVVGVTDYLPEKEEKVLYEMLSWRPSGVIIAGLEHTDAAKAMMRAAGIPVVEIMDVDGKPVDAAVGISHRRAGREMAKAILKAGYENIGFLGTKMPLDHRARKRFEGFTEALAKGGVEVQDQEFYSGGSALAKGREMTQTILERSPELDFLYYSNDMIGAGGLLYLLDQGIDVPGQVGLAGFNGVELLQGLPRKLASMDACRKESGRKAAEIIAARVRNEDCETFVELSPKIAFGDTLKRR, from the coding sequence GTGGCCTCAGACGACAACCGTTCGCTTACCCTGCGCGATGTTTCCGAAGCATCTGGCGTTTCTGAAATGACAGTCAGCCGTGTGCTGCGCAATCGCGGGGATGTCTCCGAAGCCACCCGCCAACGGGTTCTAAAGGCCGCCAAAGAGCTTGGCTATGTGCCCAATAAAATCGCCGGTGCCCTGGCCAGCCAAAGAGTCAATCTGGTTGCGGTGATTATTCCCTCCTTGTCCAATATGGTTTTTCCCGAAGTCCTTAGCGGCATCAGCGAAGTGCTTGAAAACACCGAACTGCAACCGGTTGTCGGTGTGACAGATTACCTGCCCGAAAAAGAAGAAAAGGTGCTCTACGAGATGCTGTCTTGGCGGCCTTCTGGGGTGATCATTGCGGGTCTTGAACACACAGACGCAGCCAAGGCGATGATGCGGGCGGCGGGCATTCCTGTGGTCGAAATCATGGATGTTGATGGCAAACCAGTTGATGCGGCTGTGGGTATTTCCCACCGACGCGCCGGGCGCGAAATGGCCAAGGCGATCTTGAAAGCTGGCTATGAAAACATTGGTTTCTTGGGCACGAAAATGCCTTTGGATCACCGGGCGCGCAAACGGTTTGAGGGTTTTACCGAGGCGCTGGCCAAAGGTGGGGTCGAGGTGCAAGACCAAGAGTTCTATTCAGGTGGCTCTGCGCTGGCCAAAGGCCGCGAGATGACGCAAACCATTCTTGAACGCTCACCAGAGTTGGATTTTTTGTATTATTCCAACGATATGATCGGCGCAGGTGGGCTTTTGTATCTGCTGGACCAGGGCATTGATGTGCCGGGTCAGGTGGGGCTTGCCGGGTTCAATGGGGTTGAATTGCTGCAGGGTTTGCCGCGCAAATTGGCCAGCATGGATGCCTGTCGCAAGGAATCAGGGCGCAAAGCCGCCGAGATTATAGCAGCGCGGGTGCGCAACGAAGATTGCGAGACTTTCGTTGAACTCAGCCCGAAAATCGCCTTTGGCGACACGCTAAAGCGCCGCTAG
- a CDS encoding tyrosine-type recombinase/integrase yields MPLQIYKRGRYYYAYGKIEYNGRPFTRTYRDSTKSTTEAGARDWVARETELQIRRYVVGDESSKSFSDAIMLYNASPKTAKQLIPIVEEIGEMPLGAISGALLKGLGPKLKPSASTDTWWREIVTPASAVINNAHELEGTPLIRVKPYDKFERIAQDRRRGKLSRVERTPADKEWIEAFCRAADPYNAALVRFMFETAARIDQAISLEPDDLRPAENKVRVKAQKGHPESWITVSPQMMDELLALPAKRPKNRKTGKFMKPRVFGYGSSTGYNTRWKTICKRAGIQYLSAHPAGRHGFFTELVVRQGVDPVTAAKAGRWSDPNLPMRIYAHAETDEADVRARFRTNHVQEDPVQTPKQQKSKKE; encoded by the coding sequence ATGCCGCTCCAAATCTACAAGAGGGGGCGCTACTATTACGCCTACGGCAAGATTGAATACAACGGCCGACCGTTCACACGTACATACCGAGACAGCACTAAATCGACTACAGAAGCAGGCGCACGGGACTGGGTAGCCCGTGAAACCGAGCTTCAGATACGCCGTTATGTGGTTGGCGACGAGTCGAGCAAGTCCTTCTCTGATGCTATCATGCTCTATAACGCGTCCCCGAAGACCGCGAAGCAGTTGATCCCTATTGTCGAAGAAATAGGCGAAATGCCCTTAGGCGCAATCTCTGGTGCACTCTTGAAGGGGCTCGGACCCAAGCTGAAGCCAAGTGCGTCTACTGACACATGGTGGCGCGAGATCGTGACGCCAGCGAGCGCGGTGATCAACAACGCCCATGAGTTGGAAGGCACGCCACTGATACGGGTGAAGCCCTATGACAAGTTTGAACGGATTGCACAGGACAGGCGGCGCGGTAAGCTCAGCAGGGTGGAACGAACCCCAGCGGACAAGGAGTGGATCGAAGCGTTTTGTAGGGCAGCCGATCCTTACAACGCCGCGTTGGTGCGGTTCATGTTCGAGACGGCGGCGCGGATTGATCAGGCTATCTCATTGGAGCCTGACGATCTGAGGCCCGCCGAGAACAAGGTTAGGGTGAAAGCGCAGAAGGGGCATCCAGAGAGCTGGATTACTGTCTCGCCGCAGATGATGGACGAGTTGCTGGCATTGCCAGCGAAGCGGCCCAAGAACCGCAAGACTGGCAAGTTCATGAAGCCGCGTGTGTTCGGCTATGGAAGCTCGACTGGCTACAACACGCGATGGAAGACCATCTGCAAGCGTGCAGGCATCCAGTATCTGTCAGCGCACCCCGCAGGGCGGCATGGGTTCTTCACTGAGTTGGTAGTTCGGCAAGGGGTCGATCCAGTCACAGCGGCCAAGGCTGGGCGCTGGTCAGATCCAAACTTACCTATGCGCATTTATGCCCATGCAGAGACGGATGAGGCCGATGTTAGAGCCCGTTTTCGTACAAACCATGTACAGGAAGACCCTGTACAAACACCCAAACAACAGAAATCAAAGAAGGAATAA
- a CDS encoding HNH endonuclease, producing MTFGVFIHRTDSVYDDVPSERYQFPKKYLTRVQQCQGDWIVYLEPTKVKNTKGYFAVAKVKDIIADPRRADMYLAIIEPGTYLDFGDPVPFRDIDGIVEQGVLNDLGNISGRAQAAVRPLSAEDFARIVERGLQQDDDFLPRVDQINQIGGFQDPQIPFQHLAARERVDRLTNRAVRDRNFRKSVLRAYGERCAITGLRLINGGGRAEVEAAHIRPVERDGPDIVSNGLALSGTAHWMFDRGLVGLADDLSILVSRQSNDLEAVTAMINSSGKLLVPERPANRPRTEFVAWHRENCFKH from the coding sequence GTGACGTTTGGAGTGTTCATTCACCGGACGGACTCAGTATACGATGACGTCCCATCGGAACGATACCAGTTCCCAAAAAAATACCTGACGCGTGTGCAGCAGTGTCAAGGCGACTGGATCGTCTACCTTGAACCCACCAAGGTGAAAAACACCAAAGGCTACTTTGCTGTCGCCAAGGTTAAAGATATTATCGCAGACCCCCGCAGAGCTGATATGTATTTGGCTATCATCGAACCCGGGACCTATCTCGACTTTGGCGATCCGGTTCCATTCCGCGATATTGACGGCATCGTCGAGCAAGGCGTCTTGAACGATCTTGGAAACATTTCCGGCCGTGCCCAGGCTGCAGTACGGCCACTTTCGGCAGAGGATTTCGCCCGGATCGTGGAGCGCGGGCTTCAGCAAGACGATGATTTTCTGCCTCGCGTCGATCAGATCAACCAGATTGGTGGCTTCCAAGATCCACAGATACCCTTTCAGCATCTCGCAGCACGGGAGCGTGTCGACCGATTGACAAACCGCGCAGTGCGCGACCGCAACTTCAGAAAGAGTGTTCTTCGCGCTTATGGCGAACGTTGCGCGATTACAGGGCTGCGCCTGATCAATGGTGGTGGACGTGCCGAGGTTGAGGCCGCACACATCAGGCCTGTCGAGCGTGACGGACCCGATATCGTGAGCAATGGGCTAGCATTATCTGGAACTGCACACTGGATGTTTGATCGTGGCCTAGTGGGGCTGGCCGATGATCTTTCCATTTTAGTGTCAAGGCAAAGCAATGACCTAGAAGCCGTGACAGCGATGATCAATTCCTCGGGAAAGCTCTTGGTACCTGAACGTCCAGCCAACCGGCCGAGAACCGAGTTTGTAGCTTGGCACCGAGAAAATTGCTTTAAACACTAA
- a CDS encoding helix-turn-helix transcriptional regulator encodes MESLVQHHLTCSDGNNRNSSSFFAIFAKKDEVVNWKSKMAQKHADLFAAMGARLTIARSEVGISQAAMAEAIGVSPRAYHSYEKGQRGIPVEALIAMGERFEVDVPWLLLGTNAIRAGHDFNALKEIESSLDQHLNAQGIKIKSEKRGAIVARWYESHVKGREVTDDDVHTWIELVRE; translated from the coding sequence ATGGAATCGCTTGTTCAGCACCATCTGACGTGTTCAGATGGGAATAACCGTAATAGTTCGTCATTTTTTGCGATATTCGCGAAAAAAGACGAAGTCGTCAATTGGAAATCGAAGATGGCGCAAAAACATGCTGATTTGTTTGCTGCTATGGGTGCGCGTCTGACCATTGCACGCAGTGAAGTTGGCATTTCGCAGGCCGCAATGGCGGAGGCTATCGGCGTCTCCCCACGCGCGTATCATAGCTACGAGAAAGGCCAGCGCGGCATTCCAGTGGAAGCCCTGATAGCAATGGGCGAACGGTTTGAAGTCGATGTGCCTTGGCTATTGCTAGGGACAAACGCCATCAGAGCCGGACACGACTTCAACGCACTCAAAGAGATTGAAAGCTCGCTGGATCAGCACCTCAACGCACAGGGTATCAAGATTAAAAGCGAAAAACGCGGGGCAATCGTCGCGCGCTGGTACGAGTCACACGTCAAGGGTCGTGAAGTAACGGATGACGACGTTCACACATGGATCGAGCTTGTTAGGGAGTAG
- a CDS encoding HigA family addiction module antitoxin has product MSLLEEPMHPGEVLKELYLDPLDMGAIAFARRLGVPRTRIERLIKGTTGITPDTALRLARVFNTTPAYWVNLQTNYDMALAAKEIDVSGIEPLVAA; this is encoded by the coding sequence ATGAGCCTGCTTGAAGAACCAATGCACCCCGGTGAAGTCTTGAAGGAGCTTTACCTCGATCCTCTGGACATGGGGGCAATCGCGTTTGCGCGGCGTCTGGGTGTGCCTCGGACGCGGATCGAGCGGTTGATCAAGGGCACTACTGGGATCACGCCTGACACGGCTCTGCGCCTCGCTCGTGTGTTCAATACGACCCCGGCCTATTGGGTGAACTTGCAGACGAACTACGACATGGCGCTGGCCGCGAAGGAGATCGACGTTTCTGGCATTGAACCGCTCGTTGCCGCGTAG